Proteins co-encoded in one Trueperella abortisuis genomic window:
- a CDS encoding carbohydrate ABC transporter permease, giving the protein MSTTVKEPPATTHKHRRTKREAHEARTGWLFMAPFAVLFTFIFVIPIIVSIYKAFFQTRVVGGGAFGGGDSQQVFVGFDNFAYVVGSDVFWAGIGRVILYTLFQVPVMIGLALVLALLIDSFILRHVTIYRLSYFLPYAVPGVVAAIIWMYIYTPTVSPLNSLFDAMGVEFPIDFFSSNVILASMANMTTWTFAGYNMLIFLAALQAIPRDLYEAARVDGASSWQIVRYIKIPMVRGAALLAILLSIVGTIQLYNEPAVLATKNTWMGQAYTPLMMALNTAKGYITPSGDGPASAIAIMMAIIAGVLAVIYFLTDRKVNGND; this is encoded by the coding sequence ATGTCTACAACCGTTAAGGAACCTCCAGCCACAACACATAAGCATCGGCGCACAAAGCGCGAGGCACACGAAGCCCGCACCGGCTGGCTCTTCATGGCCCCGTTTGCTGTACTCTTCACGTTTATTTTCGTTATCCCAATCATCGTCTCCATCTACAAGGCCTTCTTCCAGACCCGCGTGGTCGGAGGCGGCGCCTTCGGCGGCGGCGACTCGCAGCAGGTCTTCGTCGGGTTTGACAACTTCGCCTACGTCGTCGGCTCCGACGTGTTCTGGGCCGGCATCGGACGAGTCATCCTCTACACCCTCTTCCAGGTGCCGGTCATGATCGGCCTGGCCCTGGTCCTGGCCCTCCTCATCGACTCGTTTATCCTCCGCCACGTCACCATCTACCGGTTGTCCTACTTCCTGCCCTACGCCGTTCCCGGCGTCGTGGCCGCCATCATCTGGATGTACATCTACACCCCGACAGTCTCGCCACTGAACTCACTGTTTGACGCGATGGGCGTGGAATTCCCGATCGACTTCTTCTCCAGCAACGTCATCCTCGCCTCCATGGCGAACATGACCACGTGGACGTTCGCTGGCTACAACATGCTCATCTTCCTCGCAGCCCTGCAGGCCATCCCGCGCGACCTGTACGAAGCAGCCCGTGTCGACGGCGCATCATCTTGGCAGATCGTGCGCTACATCAAGATCCCCATGGTGCGCGGAGCAGCGTTGCTGGCCATCCTGTTGTCGATCGTCGGCACGATTCAGCTCTACAACGAGCCCGCCGTCCTTGCCACGAAGAACACCTGGATGGGCCAGGCTTACACGCCGTTGATGATGGCGCTGAACACGGCCAAGGGGTATATCACGCCCTCGGGTGACGGCCCCGCGTCCGCCATCGCAATCATGATGGCGATCATCGCCGGTGTCCTCGCCGTGATCTACTTCCTGACGGATCGGAAGGTGAATGGAAATGACTAA